One part of the Neoarius graeffei isolate fNeoGra1 chromosome 2, fNeoGra1.pri, whole genome shotgun sequence genome encodes these proteins:
- the LOC132869153 gene encoding uncharacterized protein LOC132869153: protein MASVELFQYFLELENFFATGCTPNDTNSLETISRHLEDHISIIATFTVLMRNVQQNIAERTLYVILEGIYESLREMLAEITLQLEADVQANGMGIHSASQRGRPKYNIPAAQLIHMRDLGFSWMAISRMLSVNIRTLYNHRTQLGLVDYGSFTDIANVDLDRLIAEILRQTPGSGETYITGSLRGRRIRVQRWRVRERLRTVDPVGRALRGRRAIQRRVYNVSAPNQVWHIDTNHKLNPWGFVYHGAVDGYSRCITFLRCCTDNRASTALHLFQGAVDVFGLPDRVRGDAGSENIDVARFMIENRGTNRGSFMVGRSVHNQRIERLWAEVNRVVSGYYKDLFLFMENFGLLDSTDPLHITALHHVYLPRINRSVDEFVSQWNNHSLRTMESRSPLQLWTIGMLQFPQHQRPLNRVPVQPPYDHQWNVELRPINPFTDDGNHGIELFVRACDLLER, encoded by the exons ATGGCATCAGTTGAACTATTCCAATACTTTCTTGAACTGGAAAACTTTTTTGCCACAGGTTGTACTCCAAATGACACTAACAGTTTGGAGACTATATCACGTCACCTTGAGGATCATATCTCTATTATTGCGACATTCACAGTACTTATGAGGAATGTTCAACAAAACATTGCTGAAAGGACATTATACGTCATTCTTGAAGGAATTTATGAGTCTCTCAGGGAGATGTTGGCGGAAATAACATTACAGCTGGAAGCTGATGTACAAGCTAATGGCATGGGCATCCATTCTGCGTCTCAGAGAGGAAGGCCTAA gtaCAACATACCAGCTGCTCAGCTGATTCACATGCGGGATTTAGGATTTAGCTGGATGGCCATATCTCGGATGCTGTCTGTAAACATACGAACACTGTACAACCACAGGACACAGCTCGGTCTGGTGGACTATGGGAGTTTCACTGACATTGCAAATGTCGATCTGGATCGACTTATTGCTGAGATTCTCAGGCAAACCCCCGGTTCCGGAGAGACCTATATCACTGGTAGTTTGAGAGGAAGAAGAATCAGAGTTCAGCGTTGGCGGGTACGGGAGCGTTTAAGAACAGTAGATCCAGTGGGGCGAGCCTTAAGAGGACGAAGGGCAATTCAGCGGAGGGTCTACAATGTCTCTGCCCCAAATCAAGTGTG GCATATTGACACAAACCACAAGTTAAATCCATGGGGATTTGTGTATCATGGAGCAGTTGATGGCTACAGTCGCTGCATTACCTTCCTGAGATGTTGCACAGACAACCGAGCATCGACTGCCTTGCATCTTTTCCAGGGTGCTGTTGATGTATTTGGACTGCCAGATCGTGTCAGGGGTGATGCTGGTAGCGAGAACATTGATGTTGCACGGTTCATGATTGAGAATCGAGGAACAAACAGAGGAAGTTTCATGGTTGGACGTAGTGTCCATAATCAAAGGATCGAAAGATTGTGGGCAGAAGTAAACAGGGTTGTGTCAGGATACTATAAAGACCTTTTCCTCTTTATGGAAAATTTCGGACTTTTAGACAGCACTGACCCTCTTCACATTACAGCTCTTCACCATGTTTATCTTCCAAGAATTAACAGATCTGTGGATGAGTTTGTGAGCCAGTGGAACAACCACAGCTTGAGGACAATGGAGAGTCGGTCCCCACTGCAACTGTGGACAATTGGAATGCTCCAATTTCCTCAGCATCAAAGGCCACTCAATCGTGTACCTGTGCAACCCCCTTATGATCACCAGTGGAATGTGGAGTTAAGGCCCATCAACCCCTTCACTGATGATGGAAATCATGGAATTGAACTTTTTGTCAGAGCATGTGACCTGCTTGAGAGATAG
- the LOC132872379 gene encoding uncharacterized protein LOC132872379 codes for MVCYWTTHNVRLHVVKCRAPNTTWAKHPVKKTWYETDSYAKAEQKCLQLMESSSVETEDDVNTFAIRQRKCPRRFVSESSDDDSAPVVAATKKQPKTRTVAGSPVCQQDPMPLPPQWSTPAGTGASPHHPSPSPVDPVQASSRALHPIQSTRHLQESLETSFDSVQASSRALHDGQGVSAIAAMFERITEAHMSRLMRRLEARFDKIESLVETNAPTHTPQLQQDDVVLAKPCSMVMELLELDRSLEQPDKRNKMQHFLETVRGAGLGAAIHRMLRRAANNEVLAQYSLRGRRAKMSFDDLILCKIIKAACVKKFPGHTEAEVEECLGQTLKFAPHRRSAGQQQRMDN; via the exons ATGGTCTGCTACTGGACGACACACAATGTGCGATTGCATGTTGTGAAGTGCCGAGCACCAAATACAACTTGGGCCAAACATCCCGTTAAGAAAACCTGGTACGAAACAG ATTCATACGCCAAAGCTGAACAGAAGTGTTTGCAATTGATGGAGTCCTCAAGTGTTGAGACAGAGGATGATGTGAACACTTTTGCAATAAGGCAGCGTAAGTGCCCAAGGAGGTTTGTCTCCGAATCCTCTGATG ATGATTCTGCTCCAGTGGTAGCAGCAACCAAGAAGCAACCCAAGACTCGGACTGTGGCTGGAAGCCCTGTGT GTCAGCAGGACCCAATGCCCTTACCACCACAAT GGTCAACACCAGCTGGGACTGGAGCCAGTCCTCACCACCCTAGCCCAAGTCCTGTTGACCCTGTTCAAG ccagcagccGGGCACTACACCCAATTCAGTCAACCAGGCACCTCCAAGAATCACTGGAAACCTCTTTTGACTCTGTTCAAG ccagcagccGGGCACTTCATGACGGACAGGGTGTCTCGGCTATCGCAGCCATGtttgagagaa TCACAGAGGCCCACATGAGTCGCTTGATGCGGAGGCTCGAGGCTAGGTTTGACAAGATCGAGTCATTGGTGGAGACCAACGCCCCGACACACACGCCTCAACTCCAGCAAGATGATGTGGTGTTGGCTAAACCATGCAGCATGGTGATGGAGCTGCTGGAGTTGGATAGGAGTCTGGAACAACCAGACAAGAGGAACAAGATG cAACATTTTCTTGAAACTGTCAGAGGGGCAGGTTTAGGGGCAGCCATTCACCGTATGCTACGCCGAGCGGCAAATAATGAGGTACTCGCCCAGTACAGCTTGCGGGGCAGACGGGCCAAAATGTCCTTTGATGACCTCATTCTGTGCAAGATTATAAAGG ctgcatgtgtcaAAAAATTTCCTGGCCATACGGAAGCTGAAGTGGAGGAATGCCTTGGGCAGACTCTAAAATTTGCACCACACAGACG atcagctggtCAGCAGCAAC